Proteins co-encoded in one Streptomyces sp. JH34 genomic window:
- a CDS encoding protease inhibitor I42 family protein, which yields MISPTRTSSLVRDGGAAVAAAVFLALATGCGGGTGEPGTTSHPVKDTDITARPGERFTLTVDQNASTREYWYLVDPEPDGSVLVDLGRDFASDSGNAPAAGAGGRLTFTFEAKGKGTTRFTLLHCTFTTCKGNTSTLPPGTTGPSATPTTGTAAPAPAPERVTYTVTVG from the coding sequence GTGATCTCACCGACGCGCACATCGTCCCTCGTCCGCGACGGCGGTGCCGCCGTCGCGGCTGCCGTGTTCCTCGCTCTCGCCACGGGGTGTGGCGGGGGCACCGGCGAACCGGGTACCACGAGCCATCCGGTGAAGGACACCGACATCACTGCCCGGCCGGGCGAGCGCTTCACGCTCACCGTCGACCAGAACGCCTCCACCCGGGAGTACTGGTACCTGGTCGACCCCGAGCCCGACGGCTCGGTGCTGGTCGACCTCGGCCGGGACTTCGCGTCGGACTCCGGTAACGCCCCGGCGGCCGGTGCCGGTGGCCGGCTGACCTTCACCTTCGAGGCCAAGGGCAAGGGGACCACCCGGTTCACGCTGCTGCACTGCACCTTCACCACGTGCAAGGGCAACACGTCCACGCTGCCTCCCGGGACGACCGGACCCTCCGCCACTCCGACCACCGGGACGGCCGCCCCGGCCCCGGCTCCCGAGCGGGTCACCTACACCGTCACCGTCGGCTGA
- a CDS encoding ATP-binding cassette domain-containing protein yields the protein MSASTTHILCSSLSFAWPDGSEVFDGLQLTLGSGRTGLIGLNGCGKSTLLRLIAGELGPTEGHIRTVGDIGHLPQDITLDTGLRVDEVLGVATTRAALLAIEGGDADEAHFAAVGDDWDVEERARAVLDQLGMSGTGLDRTVGELSGGECVLLRLAALLLARPSVLLLDEPTNNLDVYARRRLYDAVDAWAGVLVVVSHDRELLERVDRIADLRDGSVTCYGGNLSAYEEALAVKQEAAERMVRVAEADVRRQKRELADAHVKLSRRKRYGQKMWDTKREPKAVMGQRKQTAQESAGKHRVMHSERLADAEGRLDEAVDAVRDDEAIRIELPHTRVHPGRGVLVLRDLELAHGARLRGEWDLRGPERIALIGRNGAGKTTLLRTIAGALDPVSGEAAPLVPVGFLPQRLDVLDDALSLVENVARVAPGATDNDIRARLAHFLFKGGRADHPAGTLSGGERLRATLAALLLADPAPQLLMLDEPTNSLDLSGVRRLSSALEAYEGALIVASHDMPFLESLGITRWLLLDTDGLRDIDSGKLPGTGGAGA from the coding sequence GTGTCCGCATCCACCACGCACATCCTCTGTTCCTCCCTCTCGTTCGCCTGGCCCGACGGGAGCGAGGTCTTCGACGGCTTGCAACTGACCTTGGGAAGTGGCCGCACCGGACTGATCGGGCTCAACGGCTGCGGGAAGTCGACGCTGTTGCGGCTGATCGCCGGTGAACTCGGGCCGACGGAAGGACACATCAGGACCGTCGGCGACATCGGCCACCTCCCTCAGGACATCACCCTGGACACCGGGCTCCGGGTGGACGAGGTGCTGGGTGTCGCCACGACGCGCGCGGCGCTCCTCGCCATCGAGGGGGGCGACGCCGACGAGGCGCACTTCGCCGCCGTCGGGGACGACTGGGACGTCGAGGAGCGCGCCCGCGCGGTGCTCGACCAGCTGGGCATGTCCGGTACCGGCCTCGACCGCACCGTCGGGGAGCTGTCCGGCGGCGAGTGCGTGCTGCTGCGGCTGGCGGCCCTGCTGCTGGCACGGCCTTCCGTTCTCCTCCTGGACGAGCCGACCAACAACCTCGATGTGTACGCCCGACGGCGGCTGTACGACGCCGTCGACGCCTGGGCCGGAGTACTGGTGGTGGTCAGCCACGACCGGGAGTTGCTGGAGCGGGTGGACCGGATCGCGGACCTCCGCGACGGCTCGGTCACCTGCTACGGCGGCAACCTGTCGGCCTACGAGGAGGCGCTGGCCGTGAAACAGGAGGCAGCCGAGCGGATGGTGCGGGTCGCGGAGGCCGACGTGCGGCGCCAGAAGCGTGAACTCGCCGACGCGCACGTCAAGCTCTCCCGGCGCAAGCGGTACGGGCAGAAGATGTGGGACACCAAGCGTGAGCCGAAGGCCGTGATGGGCCAGCGCAAGCAGACCGCCCAGGAGTCGGCCGGCAAGCACCGCGTCATGCATTCGGAACGGCTGGCGGACGCGGAGGGACGTCTCGACGAGGCGGTCGACGCGGTGAGGGACGACGAGGCGATCCGGATCGAGCTGCCGCACACCCGGGTCCATCCGGGCCGGGGCGTGCTGGTGCTCCGGGACCTCGAACTCGCCCACGGCGCACGGCTGCGCGGCGAGTGGGATCTGCGCGGACCGGAGCGGATCGCCCTGATCGGCCGCAACGGCGCGGGGAAGACGACACTGCTGCGCACGATCGCGGGCGCGCTGGATCCGGTTTCCGGCGAGGCGGCCCCGCTGGTACCGGTGGGCTTCCTGCCGCAGCGTCTCGACGTCCTCGACGACGCGCTGTCCCTGGTGGAGAACGTGGCACGTGTCGCGCCGGGGGCCACGGACAACGACATCCGGGCGAGGCTGGCACACTTCTTGTTCAAGGGCGGGCGGGCGGACCACCCGGCCGGGACGCTCTCGGGGGGCGAGCGCCTGCGCGCGACCCTGGCGGCGCTGCTCCTCGCGGATCCGGCTCCTCAATTGCTGATGCTGGACGAGCCCACGAACAGCCTCGACCTGTCCGGTGTGCGCCGCCTGTCGTCGGCTTTGGAGGCGTACGAGGGGGCGCTGATCGTGGCGAGCCACGACATGCCCTTCCTTGAGTCGCTGGGAATCACCCGGTGGCTGCTGCTGGACACGGATGGACTCCGGGACATCGACTCCGGGAAGCTGCCGGGAACCGGCGGCGCAGGTGCCTGA
- a CDS encoding SsgA family sporulation/cell division regulator — translation MSTVIEQSVQARMVASAPRMETLPATLHYDRKDPFAVRIAFPAPATLEGTEVSWEFSRELLTTGMDAPAGAGDVRVRPFGYDRTVLEFHAVEGIAMVHVRTSELRRFLKRAQELVPVGDEYLFLDLDGDLTDLLGGPA, via the coding sequence TTGTCCACCGTAATCGAGCAGTCCGTGCAGGCACGCATGGTCGCGTCCGCACCGCGCATGGAGACGCTGCCCGCCACCCTGCACTACGACCGCAAGGACCCCTTCGCCGTCCGCATTGCGTTCCCGGCGCCCGCGACCCTCGAAGGCACCGAGGTGTCCTGGGAGTTCTCCCGCGAGCTGCTCACCACGGGCATGGACGCGCCGGCCGGCGCCGGCGACGTGCGGGTCCGGCCGTTCGGGTACGACCGCACGGTCCTGGAGTTCCACGCGGTCGAGGGCATCGCGATGGTCCACGTGCGGACGTCGGAGCTGCGCCGCTTCCTGAAGCGGGCGCAGGAACTCGTCCCGGTCGGGGACGAGTACCTGTTCCTGGACCTGGACGGCGATCTGACCGATCTGCTGGGCGGTCCCGCCTGA
- a CDS encoding acetyl-CoA C-acetyltransferase, which produces MSTEAFVYDAIRTPRGRGKANGALHGTKPIDLVVGLIHEIRDRFPGLDPAAIDDIVLGVVSPLGDQGSDIARIAAIAAGLPDSVAGVQENRFCASGLEAVNLAAAKVRSGWEDLVLAGGVESMSRVPMGSDGGAWAMDPMTSFETGFAPQGIGADLIATLEGFSRRDVDEYAALSQERAATAWKEERFARSVVPVRDRNGLLVLDHDEHMRPGTTADSLASLKPSFATIGEMGGFDAVALQKYHWVEKIDHVHHAGNSSGIVDGAALVAIGSKETGERYGLTPRARIVSAAVSGSEPTIMLTGPAPATRKALAKAGLTMDDIDLVEINEAFAGVVLRFVKDMGLSLDKVNVNGGAIALGHPLGATGAMILGTLIDELERRDKRYGLATLCVGGGMGVATVVERL; this is translated from the coding sequence TTGAGTACCGAAGCATTCGTCTACGACGCGATCCGCACCCCGCGCGGCCGCGGCAAGGCCAACGGCGCCCTGCACGGCACCAAGCCGATCGACCTCGTCGTCGGCCTCATCCACGAGATCCGCGACCGCTTCCCCGGCCTCGACCCGGCGGCGATCGACGACATCGTCCTCGGTGTCGTCAGCCCGCTGGGTGACCAGGGCTCCGACATCGCCCGCATCGCCGCGATCGCGGCCGGGCTGCCCGACTCCGTGGCGGGCGTCCAGGAGAACCGCTTCTGCGCCTCCGGCCTGGAAGCGGTCAACCTCGCCGCCGCCAAGGTCCGTTCGGGCTGGGAGGACCTGGTCCTCGCGGGCGGTGTCGAGTCGATGTCCCGCGTCCCGATGGGCTCGGACGGCGGCGCCTGGGCCATGGACCCGATGACCAGCTTCGAGACCGGCTTCGCCCCGCAGGGCATCGGCGCCGACCTCATCGCCACCCTCGAGGGCTTCTCCCGCCGGGACGTCGACGAGTACGCCGCCCTGTCCCAGGAACGCGCCGCGACCGCCTGGAAGGAGGAGCGCTTCGCCCGCTCCGTCGTGCCGGTCCGGGACCGCAACGGGCTGCTCGTCCTCGACCACGACGAGCACATGCGCCCCGGCACGACCGCGGACTCCCTCGCCTCCCTCAAGCCCTCGTTCGCCACCATCGGCGAGATGGGCGGCTTCGACGCCGTAGCGCTCCAGAAGTACCACTGGGTCGAGAAGATCGACCACGTCCACCACGCGGGCAACAGCTCCGGGATCGTCGACGGCGCGGCCCTCGTCGCGATCGGCTCCAAGGAGACCGGCGAGCGCTACGGCCTCACCCCGCGCGCCCGGATCGTCTCCGCCGCCGTCTCCGGGTCCGAGCCGACCATCATGCTGACCGGGCCCGCCCCCGCCACCCGCAAGGCGCTGGCCAAGGCCGGACTCACCATGGACGACATCGACCTCGTCGAGATCAACGAGGCCTTCGCCGGAGTCGTCCTGCGCTTCGTCAAGGACATGGGCCTGAGCCTCGACAAGGTGAACGTCAACGGCGGCGCCATCGCGCTCGGCCACCCGCTCGGCGCGACCGGCGCGATGATCCTCGGCACCCTCATCGACGAACTGGAGCGGCGGGACAAGCGCTACGGCCTCGCCACCCTGTGCGTCGGCGGCGGTATGGGCGTCGCCACCGTCGTCGAGCGTCTCTGA
- a CDS encoding saccharopine dehydrogenase NADP-binding domain-containing protein, which produces MNRQNGAERPYDVILFGATGFVGALTAEYLAAHAPDGCRWALAGRSLGKLEQLRDRLSSKHPGCAELPLLRADADDAASLRELAGSTHVVASTVGPYVWYGEKLVAACAEAGTDYTDLTGEAEFVDRMYLEHDGRARETGARLVHACGFDSVPHDLGAYFTVRQLPEGVPLTVDGYVRTDAVFSGGTFASALTAMGRGPQMLRAAQERRLHEPRLVGRRVRAPRGAPHFSPETRAWALPLPTLDPRVVERSARGLERYGPDFRYRHFASVKHLPMAIGGTAAIGLLVGAAQIPAARNWLSARVEPGTGPDERRRRRSWFTVRFIGEGGGRQVYTEVSGGDPGYGETAKMLAEASLALALDDLPATSGQVTTAVAMGDALLERLRAAGLRFRVAASR; this is translated from the coding sequence TTGAACAGGCAGAACGGGGCAGAACGCCCCTATGACGTCATCCTTTTCGGGGCCACCGGCTTCGTGGGGGCACTCACCGCCGAGTACCTGGCCGCGCACGCGCCGGACGGCTGCCGCTGGGCCCTGGCCGGCCGCAGCCTCGGCAAGCTGGAGCAGCTGCGCGACCGCCTCAGCTCGAAGCATCCGGGGTGCGCGGAACTCCCCCTGCTGAGGGCCGACGCGGACGACGCCGCCTCCCTGCGTGAACTCGCCGGGTCCACGCACGTGGTGGCGTCGACCGTCGGACCCTACGTCTGGTACGGCGAGAAGCTCGTGGCCGCCTGCGCCGAGGCGGGGACCGACTACACCGACCTCACCGGGGAGGCGGAGTTCGTCGACCGGATGTACCTGGAGCACGACGGCCGGGCCCGCGAGACGGGTGCCCGGCTCGTGCACGCCTGCGGCTTCGATTCCGTGCCGCACGACCTCGGCGCCTACTTCACCGTGCGGCAGCTGCCCGAGGGGGTTCCGCTGACGGTCGACGGATACGTCCGCACCGACGCGGTCTTCTCCGGCGGTACGTTCGCCTCGGCCCTCACCGCGATGGGCCGTGGACCGCAGATGCTCCGGGCCGCACAGGAGCGGCGACTGCACGAACCGCGCCTGGTCGGGCGCCGGGTCCGCGCTCCGCGGGGTGCCCCGCACTTCAGCCCGGAGACCCGCGCCTGGGCGCTTCCGCTGCCGACCCTGGACCCGCGCGTGGTGGAACGGTCCGCGCGCGGGCTGGAGCGCTACGGCCCCGACTTCCGCTACCGGCACTTCGCCTCGGTCAAGCACCTGCCCATGGCGATCGGCGGCACGGCGGCGATCGGCCTTCTGGTGGGCGCTGCCCAGATCCCGGCCGCACGGAACTGGCTCTCCGCCCGGGTCGAACCGGGCACCGGCCCCGACGAACGGCGCAGGCGGCGCAGCTGGTTCACGGTCCGGTTCATCGGGGAGGGCGGCGGCCGGCAGGTGTACACGGAGGTCTCGGGCGGCGACCCCGGCTACGGCGAGACGGCGAAGATGCTGGCCGAGGCGAGCCTGGCGCTCGCCCTCGACGATCTGCCGGCGACGTCGGGTCAGGTCACGACGGCCGTGGCAATGGGTGACGCGCTGCTGGAACGGCTGCGGGCGGCGGGACTGCGCTTCCGGGTGGCGGCGTCCCGCTGA
- a CDS encoding LLM class F420-dependent oxidoreductase translates to MELSLPLDYAGDPRAACDQVAALESAGLDAVWVAEAYGFDSPTLMGYLAARTENLKIGAAILNVYSRTPALIAQTGAGLDAISGGRALLGLGASGPQVVEGWHGKPYDKPLGRTRETVELCRRIWRREVIDHHGISDMPLPKEKGGTLGKPLKILTRPVRDTIPLYVASLGPANVRMTAEIADGWLPTLYIPEKAQQVWGTALAEGAAKRDPELGPLRTVAGGLLAIGDDAAAVRDLARPQIALYVGGMGARGKNFYNDLAVAYGYEEEAATIQDLYLSGKKREAEAAVPDEFCELMTLCGPEGYVRDRIEAFREAGVTMLNVTPVGPEPARLISTVKNWLQGA, encoded by the coding sequence ATGGAACTCTCCCTGCCGCTCGACTACGCGGGCGACCCGCGCGCCGCCTGCGACCAGGTCGCCGCACTCGAGTCCGCCGGACTCGACGCCGTATGGGTCGCCGAGGCCTACGGCTTCGACTCGCCCACCCTCATGGGCTACCTCGCCGCCCGCACGGAAAATCTGAAGATCGGCGCGGCGATCCTCAACGTCTACTCCCGGACCCCGGCCCTCATCGCCCAGACCGGTGCGGGGCTCGACGCGATCTCCGGTGGCCGCGCGCTGCTCGGGCTCGGTGCCTCGGGCCCACAGGTCGTGGAGGGCTGGCACGGCAAGCCCTACGACAAGCCGCTCGGCCGGACCCGCGAGACCGTCGAGCTCTGCCGGCGCATCTGGCGCCGCGAGGTCATCGACCACCACGGCATCAGCGACATGCCCCTGCCGAAGGAGAAGGGCGGCACGCTCGGCAAGCCGCTCAAGATCCTGACCCGGCCGGTCCGCGACACCATCCCGCTCTACGTCGCGTCCCTCGGCCCCGCGAACGTCAGGATGACCGCCGAGATCGCCGACGGCTGGCTGCCCACCCTCTACATCCCGGAGAAGGCCCAGCAGGTCTGGGGCACGGCCCTGGCCGAGGGTGCCGCGAAGCGTGACCCGGAGCTCGGCCCCCTGCGGACCGTCGCGGGCGGCCTGCTGGCCATCGGAGACGACGCGGCAGCCGTCCGCGACCTCGCACGCCCGCAGATCGCGCTGTACGTCGGCGGCATGGGCGCGCGCGGCAAGAACTTCTACAACGACCTCGCCGTCGCCTACGGGTACGAGGAGGAGGCCGCCACCATCCAGGACCTCTACCTCTCGGGGAAGAAGAGGGAGGCCGAGGCCGCCGTCCCCGACGAGTTCTGCGAACTCATGACGCTCTGCGGCCCCGAGGGATACGTACGCGACCGTATCGAGGCCTTCCGCGAGGCGGGCGTCACCATGCTCAACGTCACGCCCGTCGGTCCCGAGCCGGCACGGCTGATCTCCACCGTCAAGAACTGGCTCCAGGGGGCTTGA
- a CDS encoding oxidoreductase: MKAMGKMRRLIAPVLCGAAVTAVLAAPTAQAAPGGHQGRDPGWVLTGTGTDARFRGLAAVGHDAAWVAGSGGTVLRTTDGGHHWHDVSPAAAAGLEFRDIEAFDRRRAVALSIGEGEASRVFRTEDGGATWTESFRNTDARAFYDCLAFFDSRHGLAMSDPVAGRFRILSTSDGGRNWQVLPDAGMPEAQPGEAGFAASGQCLVSSGSSDVWLATGGAATARVLHSRDRGLTWTEAASPIPAGDPARGVFALAFRDRTHGIAVGGDYRADQVSSDAASVTGDGGRSWRRADAPPPAYRSGVAWLPHSPRSALAVGPTGTDVTRDGGRTWRTVDTGSYDTVDCAADGGCWAAGEKGRVARLR, from the coding sequence ATGAAGGCCATGGGGAAGATGAGAAGGCTGATCGCTCCGGTGCTGTGCGGTGCGGCGGTGACGGCCGTGCTCGCCGCACCGACGGCGCAGGCCGCACCCGGCGGGCACCAGGGACGGGACCCGGGGTGGGTGCTCACCGGCACGGGTACGGACGCCCGCTTCCGCGGCCTCGCCGCCGTCGGCCACGACGCCGCCTGGGTCGCCGGCTCCGGGGGCACGGTACTGCGCACCACGGACGGCGGGCACCACTGGCACGATGTCTCGCCGGCCGCCGCGGCGGGGCTGGAGTTCCGTGACATCGAGGCCTTCGACCGGCGGCGGGCGGTGGCGCTGTCCATCGGCGAGGGCGAGGCCTCCCGGGTGTTCCGCACCGAGGACGGCGGCGCGACCTGGACCGAGTCCTTCCGCAACACCGACGCCCGGGCCTTCTACGACTGTCTGGCCTTCTTCGACAGCCGTCACGGCCTCGCGATGAGCGATCCGGTGGCCGGGAGGTTCCGCATCCTGTCGACCTCGGACGGCGGGCGGAACTGGCAAGTGCTTCCCGACGCGGGGATGCCCGAGGCGCAGCCCGGTGAGGCCGGGTTCGCGGCGAGCGGCCAGTGTCTCGTCAGTTCGGGCAGCAGCGACGTGTGGCTCGCCACCGGTGGCGCTGCGACCGCCCGGGTGCTGCACTCCCGTGACCGCGGTCTGACCTGGACGGAGGCCGCGTCACCCATCCCGGCGGGGGATCCGGCGCGCGGGGTGTTCGCTCTCGCCTTCCGCGACCGGACGCACGGCATCGCGGTGGGCGGCGACTACCGGGCGGACCAGGTGTCTTCGGACGCCGCGTCCGTCACCGGCGACGGAGGACGGAGCTGGCGGCGCGCGGACGCCCCGCCGCCCGCCTACCGGTCCGGCGTCGCATGGCTGCCGCACAGCCCGCGGTCGGCGCTCGCCGTGGGCCCGACCGGAACCGATGTCACGCGCGACGGCGGCCGCACCTGGCGGACCGTGGACACCGGCTCGTACGACACGGTCGACTGCGCCGCGGACGGCGGGTGCTGGGCCGCCGGCGAGAAGGGCCGGGTCGCGCGCCTGCGGTAG
- a CDS encoding CaiB/BaiF CoA-transferase family protein encodes MATTGQGPRGPLAGVRVVELAGIGPGPFAAMLLADLGADVVRVDRPGGSVIGIDPAFDLTNRNKRSVLVDLKAEGGAGQVLDLVERADVLVEGYRPGVAERLGVGPDACLERNPRLVYGRMTGWGQDGPLAERAGHDIGYIALTGTLSMIGRSGEPPTVPANLVGDYAGGSLYLVVGVLAALQHARTPGGAGQVVDAAIVDGAAHLATMIHGMLAAGSWQDRRGSNLLDGGCPFYGSYETSDGLHMAVGALEPRFYQEFAELLGLGDEAPDRDDFGRWEELRTLVADRFSTRTRAEWTEIFEGTDACVAPVLSLREAPRHPHLSARSTYVEHGGLTQPAPAPRFSATPVSVRSGPALPGADTEAVAADWDLPGLLTTGKETTG; translated from the coding sequence ATGGCAACGACAGGACAGGGGCCGCGCGGCCCACTGGCCGGGGTGCGCGTCGTCGAACTGGCGGGCATCGGCCCCGGGCCGTTCGCCGCGATGCTCCTCGCCGACCTCGGTGCCGACGTGGTGCGCGTCGACCGGCCCGGAGGCTCGGTGATCGGCATCGACCCCGCCTTCGACCTGACCAACCGGAACAAGCGGTCGGTCCTCGTCGATCTGAAGGCGGAGGGCGGAGCCGGTCAGGTCCTCGATCTCGTCGAGCGGGCCGACGTCCTGGTGGAGGGCTACCGCCCGGGTGTCGCCGAGCGCCTCGGCGTGGGACCCGACGCCTGCCTCGAACGCAATCCGCGGCTCGTCTACGGCCGGATGACCGGCTGGGGCCAGGACGGTCCGCTGGCCGAGCGGGCCGGGCACGACATCGGCTACATCGCCCTGACCGGCACCCTGTCCATGATCGGAAGATCCGGCGAACCGCCCACGGTGCCCGCCAACCTGGTCGGCGACTACGCCGGCGGATCGCTCTACCTGGTCGTCGGCGTGCTGGCGGCCCTTCAGCACGCCCGGACGCCGGGCGGGGCCGGACAGGTCGTCGACGCGGCCATCGTCGACGGCGCCGCCCACCTCGCCACGATGATCCACGGCATGCTGGCCGCGGGCAGCTGGCAGGACCGGCGAGGCTCCAACCTCCTCGACGGAGGCTGCCCGTTCTACGGCTCCTACGAGACCTCCGACGGCCTGCACATGGCGGTGGGCGCTCTGGAGCCGCGCTTCTACCAGGAGTTCGCCGAGCTCCTCGGTCTCGGGGACGAGGCCCCCGACCGCGACGACTTCGGACGCTGGGAGGAACTGCGCACCCTCGTCGCCGACCGGTTCAGTACCCGCACACGTGCCGAGTGGACCGAGATCTTCGAGGGGACGGACGCCTGCGTGGCCCCCGTCCTCTCGCTCCGTGAGGCACCACGCCACCCCCACCTCTCCGCCCGCTCCACCTATGTGGAACACGGCGGACTCACCCAGCCCGCCCCCGCACCCCGCTTCTCCGCGACGCCCGTCTCCGTACGCAGCGGACCCGCGCTGCCCGGGGCGGACACCGAGGCCGTCGCCGCGGACTGGGACCTGCCGGGCCTGCTGACCACCGGGAAGGAAACGACCGGCTGA
- a CDS encoding acyl-CoA dehydrogenase family protein — MQRQIFTEEHDAFRGTVRTFLAKEVLPHHEQWEKDGVVSREAWLAAGRQGLLGLAVPEEYGGGGNTDFRYSAVLAEEFTRAGVSGLALGLHNDIIGPYLTGLGTEEQKRRWLPGFCSGETITAIAMTEPGAGSDLQGIRTSAEDKGDHWLLNGSKTFISNGILADLVIVVAKTSPEGGAKGLSLLVVERGAEGFERGRNLDKIGQKSQDTAELFFDDVRVPKENLLGELDGAFVHLMTNLAQERMGIAVAGIAAAEYLLEITTAYVKEREAFGRPLSKLQHIRFEIAEMATECAVTRTFLDRCIVDHSEGTLDAVHASMAKWWATELQKRVADRCLQLHGGYGYMTEYRVAKAFVDGRIQTIYGGTTEIMKEIIGRSLLA; from the coding sequence GTGCAGCGGCAGATCTTCACCGAAGAGCACGACGCGTTCCGCGGGACCGTCCGCACGTTCCTGGCCAAGGAGGTCCTCCCGCACCACGAGCAGTGGGAGAAGGACGGTGTCGTCTCGCGTGAGGCCTGGCTCGCGGCCGGCCGGCAGGGGCTGCTCGGCCTCGCCGTCCCCGAGGAGTACGGAGGCGGCGGGAACACCGACTTCCGCTACAGCGCCGTGCTCGCCGAGGAGTTCACCCGGGCCGGGGTCTCCGGACTCGCCCTCGGGCTGCACAACGACATCATCGGCCCCTACCTCACCGGACTCGGCACCGAGGAGCAGAAGCGCCGCTGGCTGCCCGGCTTCTGCAGCGGCGAGACCATCACCGCCATCGCCATGACGGAACCCGGCGCGGGCTCCGACCTCCAGGGCATCCGTACCTCCGCGGAGGACAAGGGCGACCACTGGCTCCTCAACGGCTCGAAGACCTTCATCTCCAACGGCATCCTCGCCGACCTCGTGATCGTCGTCGCGAAGACCTCGCCGGAGGGCGGTGCGAAGGGACTGTCGCTGCTCGTCGTCGAGCGCGGCGCAGAAGGATTCGAACGGGGCCGGAACCTCGACAAGATCGGCCAGAAGTCCCAGGACACCGCCGAGCTGTTCTTCGACGACGTACGCGTCCCCAAGGAGAACCTCCTCGGCGAGCTCGACGGCGCCTTCGTCCACCTCATGACCAACCTGGCCCAGGAACGCATGGGCATAGCGGTCGCCGGGATCGCCGCCGCCGAGTACCTCCTGGAGATCACCACCGCCTACGTGAAGGAGCGCGAGGCCTTCGGACGGCCGCTGTCCAAGCTCCAGCACATCCGCTTCGAGATCGCGGAGATGGCCACCGAGTGCGCCGTCACCCGCACCTTCCTCGACCGGTGCATCGTCGACCACTCCGAGGGGACCCTCGACGCCGTGCACGCCTCGATGGCCAAGTGGTGGGCCACCGAACTGCAGAAGCGGGTCGCCGACCGCTGCCTACAACTCCACGGTGGATACGGCTACATGACGGAGTACCGGGTCGCGAAGGCCTTCGTCGACGGCCGCATCCAGACCATCTACGGCGGGACGACCGAGATCATGAAGGAGATCATCGGCCGCTCGCTGCTCGCCTGA
- a CDS encoding endonuclease V, with translation MTTFRMPADEAEARAVQDALRARVVLDEPGPPPGTGHVTGVDVAYDDERDLVVAAVVVLDAATLEVVAESTAEGRVTFPYVPGLLAFREIPAVLSALESLPADPGLVVCDGYGLAHPRRFGLASHLGVLTGLPVIGVAKNPFTFTYEQPGPRRGDFTPLLDGDEEVGRALRTRDATKPLFVSVGHRVTLDNACAHTLALACDFRQPETTRRADALCRSALREAIADGRGPADGSVAD, from the coding sequence ATGACGACTTTCCGGATGCCCGCCGACGAGGCCGAAGCCCGTGCCGTCCAGGACGCGTTGCGTGCCCGGGTGGTGCTCGACGAGCCGGGTCCGCCGCCCGGGACCGGCCACGTCACCGGGGTCGACGTCGCCTACGACGACGAACGGGACCTCGTCGTCGCGGCGGTCGTCGTCCTGGACGCGGCGACCCTGGAGGTGGTCGCCGAGTCGACCGCCGAGGGCCGGGTGACGTTCCCGTACGTCCCCGGCCTCCTGGCCTTCCGTGAGATCCCGGCGGTCCTGTCAGCGCTGGAGAGCCTGCCGGCCGACCCCGGGCTCGTCGTCTGCGACGGCTACGGGCTGGCCCATCCGCGCAGGTTCGGACTCGCCAGCCACCTCGGTGTGCTCACCGGGCTGCCGGTCATCGGCGTCGCGAAGAACCCCTTCACCTTCACTTACGAGCAACCCGGCCCCCGGCGTGGCGACTTCACCCCCCTCCTCGACGGGGACGAGGAAGTGGGACGCGCGCTGCGCACGCGGGACGCCACGAAGCCCCTCTTCGTCTCCGTCGGCCACCGCGTCACACTGGACAACGCCTGCGCCCACACGCTCGCGCTGGCCTGCGACTTCCGCCAGCCGGAGACAACACGCAGGGCCGACGCCCTGTGCCGGTCCGCCCTCCGGGAAGCGATCGCCGACGGACGGGGACCCGCTGACGGTTCTGTTGCCGACTGA